One Pseudomonas rhizophila DNA window includes the following coding sequences:
- a CDS encoding tetratricopeptide repeat protein, with translation MPNRFACTSLLFASITLASCAHQPASDGSYQRYMQLAGDLQKRGDAGSAAALYEKATQEPDARIDAWLKLGEARLASGDARAAERAYQQALERQSDNAAALLGVGTAQLHQGKLDRAVTSLTQASAGNHPEAFNRQGVAQMLRGEPAAAQVAFSQSLVLAPTNLDTQCNLALAYALGGQSQQALQIIKEVRDSPRAQASHQRNALLVMVLAGREEDLKTQNLEDITPKQYARLLTEARRIKAIRDPAMQARELGLVGSR, from the coding sequence ATGCCAAATCGTTTTGCCTGCACATCGTTGTTGTTTGCCAGCATCACCCTTGCTTCCTGCGCCCACCAACCGGCCTCCGATGGCAGCTACCAGCGCTACATGCAACTGGCCGGCGACCTGCAAAAGCGTGGTGATGCGGGATCTGCCGCAGCGTTGTACGAAAAAGCCACCCAGGAACCGGACGCCCGGATCGACGCTTGGTTGAAACTGGGCGAAGCGCGCCTGGCCAGCGGCGATGCGCGGGCCGCCGAGCGCGCCTACCAGCAAGCGCTGGAACGCCAGTCCGACAATGCCGCGGCATTGCTCGGTGTGGGCACAGCCCAACTGCACCAGGGCAAACTGGATCGAGCGGTGACTTCCCTGACCCAGGCCAGCGCGGGCAACCACCCCGAAGCGTTCAATCGCCAGGGTGTGGCGCAGATGCTGCGGGGTGAGCCAGCAGCGGCCCAGGTGGCATTCAGCCAAAGTCTGGTCCTGGCGCCCACCAACCTGGACACTCAATGCAACCTGGCACTGGCCTACGCTTTGGGCGGCCAGTCGCAACAGGCGCTGCAAATCATCAAGGAGGTTCGCGACTCGCCCCGCGCCCAAGCCAGTCACCAACGCAACGCCCTGCTGGTCATGGTGCTGGCCGGCCGCGAAGAGGACCTCAAGACTCAAAACCTGGAAGACATCACGCCCAAGCAATACGCCCGGTTGCTGACAGAGGCCCGACGCATCAAGGCCATTCGGGACCCTGCGATGCAGGCCCGGGAGCTGGGGTTGGTCGGCAGTCGCTGA
- a CDS encoding type III secretion protein, whose protein sequence is MHKVSRAAIGVALMVIALNLLAANQTQVDDANPQPDWFVRPYAYVLVEQDVRAALQEFGQNMGLSVVMSDKVRGKSRSRIRAESAGDFLTALCDFNGLTWYFDGNVLYLSADSETDTRLFKAQGRQLEQLQDYVTSRDVYGTHMSVRTGPDGDELFVSGPPAWLAMIEQHFDHQLTPTPMATTTRERGVRVFRGGAVTQE, encoded by the coding sequence ATGCATAAGGTGTCGCGGGCGGCGATCGGCGTGGCGCTGATGGTGATCGCGCTTAACCTGCTGGCCGCCAATCAAACGCAAGTCGACGATGCCAACCCGCAGCCGGACTGGTTCGTTCGGCCCTATGCCTATGTGCTGGTCGAGCAGGACGTACGCGCCGCGCTGCAAGAGTTTGGCCAAAACATGGGCCTGAGCGTCGTCATGTCGGACAAGGTACGCGGCAAATCGCGCAGCCGGATACGTGCCGAGTCCGCCGGCGACTTCCTGACGGCGCTGTGCGACTTCAACGGTTTGACGTGGTACTTCGACGGCAATGTGCTTTACCTCTCCGCCGACTCCGAAACCGATACGCGACTCTTCAAAGCCCAGGGCCGGCAGTTGGAGCAGTTGCAGGATTACGTCACCAGCCGGGATGTCTACGGCACGCATATGTCGGTGCGCACCGGACCCGATGGCGATGAGTTGTTCGTTTCCGGGCCGCCGGCCTGGCTGGCCATGATTGAGCAACACTTCGACCACCAGCTTACGCCGACGCCGATGGCGACGACGACTCGCGAGCGCGGCGTGCGTGTGTTCAGGGGCGGTGCAGTGACACAAGAGTGA
- the sctJ gene encoding type III secretion system inner membrane ring lipoprotein SctJ, giving the protein MFRRCHAVRLMIVLAFACMLQGCDIDLYTNLSEREANAMVAVLLREGVPASRKVQENGQLTVVVDEKRFAEAMSLLDEAGLPGQTFSNMGAVFKSGGLVSSPVQERAQMVYALSEELSHSVSLIDGVVSARVHVVLPDNDLLKRVISPSSASVLVRYDPNTDINPLIPQIKTLVANGISGLSYEGVSVTVIKAATGSGRANAQPRLASFLGIWMLEDNLPRARMLFGVLLLAALSMVGVLGWQYWQRRASRALYELEDVK; this is encoded by the coding sequence ATGTTCCGCCGTTGCCATGCCGTGCGCCTGATGATTGTCCTCGCCTTTGCCTGCATGCTGCAGGGCTGCGATATCGACCTGTACACCAACCTCAGCGAGCGTGAGGCCAATGCCATGGTTGCAGTGCTGCTGCGTGAGGGTGTGCCGGCCTCGCGCAAGGTCCAGGAAAACGGCCAACTCACCGTGGTGGTGGACGAAAAACGCTTTGCCGAGGCCATGAGCCTGCTCGACGAAGCTGGCTTGCCGGGCCAAACCTTTTCCAACATGGGCGCCGTGTTCAAGAGTGGTGGCCTGGTGTCTTCTCCCGTGCAGGAAAGGGCCCAGATGGTCTACGCGCTCAGTGAAGAACTCTCGCACAGCGTCTCGCTGATCGACGGTGTGGTTTCTGCCCGGGTACATGTGGTGCTGCCCGACAATGACCTGCTCAAACGGGTGATTTCCCCGTCGTCGGCTTCAGTGCTGGTGCGCTACGACCCCAATACCGACATCAACCCCCTGATCCCGCAGATCAAAACCCTGGTGGCCAACGGCATCTCCGGCTTGAGCTACGAAGGGGTGTCGGTCACGGTAATCAAGGCCGCCACCGGCAGCGGCCGGGCCAACGCACAGCCGCGCCTGGCCAGCTTCCTGGGCATATGGATGCTCGAAGACAACCTGCCCCGTGCCCGGATGCTGTTCGGCGTCCTGCTGCTGGCCGCGCTGTCGATGGTCGGTGTGTTGGGCTGGCAGTACTGGCAACGACGCGCCTCCCGCGCCTTGTATGAGCTGGAGGACGTGAAATGA
- a CDS encoding type III secretion protein: MSAAALPQWQNLLEQPLDFVGTQPLAACFPETSGSALSALRKQPRFQARLIRLLLSRHELQAPSSLPLPDVDDLPVLMLPPEDFKRLPRLCGAILHSTTLSREIRGDVVNQLRDLLGSDVFALALANRALGSGADLLRQPAELLEVIDHDGARCITAWLSAQPAPLRPWLRLRFAELPVESGPVSATPVANALAIVRSAASNLPQLEEQGTR; the protein is encoded by the coding sequence ATGAGTGCCGCCGCTTTGCCGCAGTGGCAAAACCTGCTCGAGCAGCCGCTGGATTTCGTCGGCACGCAGCCTCTTGCGGCGTGCTTCCCCGAGACCTCCGGCAGTGCGCTGAGCGCATTGCGCAAACAGCCGCGCTTCCAGGCGCGATTGATACGCTTGTTGCTCAGCCGTCATGAGCTGCAGGCTCCCAGTAGCCTGCCACTGCCCGATGTCGACGATCTACCGGTTCTGATGCTGCCTCCCGAGGACTTCAAGCGCCTGCCGCGTCTGTGTGGCGCGATTTTGCATAGCACCACCCTGAGTCGCGAGATCCGTGGCGATGTGGTCAACCAGTTGCGCGATTTGCTGGGCAGTGATGTGTTTGCCCTGGCCCTGGCAAACCGTGCCCTGGGCAGCGGTGCCGACTTGCTGCGTCAGCCGGCCGAACTGCTTGAAGTCATCGACCATGATGGCGCCCGCTGCATCACCGCTTGGCTGAGCGCCCAGCCAGCGCCACTTCGGCCCTGGCTGCGCCTGCGTTTTGCCGAGCTGCCAGTTGAGAGCGGACCGGTAAGTGCCACACCTGTGGCCAATGCTTTGGCCATCGTGCGCAGCGCCGCCTCGAACCTTCCACAGCTTGAGGAGCAGGGGACCCGATGA
- the sctL gene encoding type III secretion system stator protein SctL: MSELPTRPAARILRAEQADLWIDGYAFLQAARDEAEAIRQDSEQWLQQAHAEGFESGRREGAEQVSALLGETSLRIDAWLAGLETSLADLALGIVREILDDMDDAERVMRCARKALGAFRQDQALTLFVSRQDAEAVRQQFKLQEDGLPTIAVEPDDRLQGGQARLSSPVGSVELGLEAQLLNLRRNLLPFADEAQP; the protein is encoded by the coding sequence ATGAGCGAGCTCCCGACCCGTCCTGCCGCCCGTATTCTGCGTGCCGAACAGGCAGACCTGTGGATAGACGGCTACGCCTTCCTGCAGGCTGCCCGTGACGAGGCTGAGGCCATCAGGCAAGACAGTGAGCAGTGGCTGCAACAAGCCCATGCCGAAGGCTTTGAAAGCGGGCGCCGGGAGGGTGCCGAACAGGTCAGCGCACTGCTGGGCGAAACGTCGTTGAGGATCGATGCCTGGCTGGCCGGGCTGGAAACGTCCCTGGCCGATCTGGCGCTGGGCATTGTGCGCGAAATACTCGATGACATGGACGATGCCGAGCGCGTGATGCGTTGCGCCCGCAAGGCATTGGGGGCGTTCCGCCAGGATCAGGCCCTGACCCTGTTCGTCTCCCGTCAGGACGCCGAAGCGGTGCGTCAGCAATTCAAACTGCAAGAGGACGGCTTGCCGACGATTGCCGTGGAACCGGACGATCGGTTGCAAGGTGGTCAGGCACGGCTGAGCAGTCCGGTGGGTTCAGTGGAGCTGGGGCTTGAAGCCCAGTTGCTCAACCTGCGCCGCAACCTGCTGCCGTTTGCCGACGAGGCACAGCCATGA
- a CDS encoding FliI/YscN family ATPase → MITIPHDLLPRLTERLANARPRPMKGTIRSIRGVLLRASVAGVHIGELCQLREPGSGRSLAAEVIGFEDDEAILSPIGSMDGLSTRTEIIATGETLGVSVGDAQLGRVISPMGEFLDGSPPLGVLQRYPLHAEPPAPFSRQLIAHPMSLGMRSIDGLLTLAQGQRMGIFGEPGVGKSSLLASIVRNTSADVIVIALIGERGREVRELLDVQLGAEARARTVAVVATSDRPAAERVRAAFVATALAEYHRDQGRNVLLLMDSLTRFARAQREIGLAVGEPPTRRGYPPSFFSALPRLLERAGPGETGSITGLYTVLTEGDASMDPVAEETRSILDGHIVLSAELAQRNFFPAVDVLQSRSRLMDQVCGDEQRHLAMRMRELMARRNEIEMLIRVGEYAAGSDPLADEAIERHDAIEAFLRQGANEPSNPNETLQHMRRVMA, encoded by the coding sequence ATGATCACGATCCCCCACGACCTGCTGCCGCGCCTGACCGAACGTCTGGCCAATGCCCGACCGCGCCCCATGAAGGGCACCATCCGCAGTATCCGCGGAGTGCTGCTGCGCGCTAGCGTCGCCGGTGTGCACATCGGTGAACTGTGCCAGTTGCGCGAACCCGGCAGCGGCCGCAGCCTGGCTGCCGAAGTCATTGGTTTTGAAGATGACGAAGCGATCCTTTCGCCCATCGGTTCGATGGACGGCCTGTCGACCCGCACCGAAATCATCGCCACCGGCGAGACCCTGGGGGTAAGCGTCGGCGATGCGCAGCTGGGCCGGGTGATCAGCCCCATGGGCGAATTTCTCGATGGCAGCCCGCCGCTGGGCGTGTTGCAGCGTTACCCCTTGCATGCCGAGCCTCCAGCGCCGTTCAGCCGCCAACTGATTGCCCACCCGATGTCCTTGGGGATGCGCAGCATCGACGGCCTGCTGACCTTGGCCCAGGGCCAGCGCATGGGCATCTTCGGTGAACCGGGGGTGGGTAAGTCTTCGCTGCTGGCGAGCATCGTGCGCAATACCAGTGCCGATGTCATCGTGATCGCCCTGATCGGTGAGCGCGGCCGTGAAGTGCGCGAGCTGCTCGATGTGCAGTTGGGCGCCGAGGCCCGGGCGCGTACCGTGGCCGTGGTCGCCACCTCCGACCGTCCGGCTGCCGAGCGGGTACGCGCCGCCTTTGTTGCCACTGCGCTGGCCGAATATCACCGCGACCAGGGCCGCAACGTGCTGCTGTTGATGGATAGCCTGACCCGCTTTGCCCGGGCCCAGCGTGAAATCGGCCTGGCGGTGGGCGAGCCGCCAACCCGTCGCGGTTACCCACCCTCCTTTTTCTCCGCCTTGCCGCGCCTGCTTGAACGCGCCGGCCCCGGCGAGACCGGCAGCATCACCGGGTTGTATACCGTGCTCACAGAAGGCGATGCCTCGATGGACCCGGTGGCTGAAGAAACCCGCTCAATCCTCGACGGGCACATCGTGCTCAGCGCCGAACTTGCGCAACGCAACTTTTTCCCGGCGGTGGATGTGCTGCAAAGCCGTAGCCGGTTGATGGACCAGGTGTGTGGCGACGAGCAACGCCACCTGGCCATGCGCATGCGCGAGCTGATGGCGCGGCGCAACGAGATCGAAATGCTCATCCGGGTCGGCGAATACGCCGCCGGGAGCGACCCACTGGCCGACGAGGCGATTGAGCGGCATGACGCCATTGAAGCGTTCTTGCGCCAAGGGGCCAACGAGCCAAGCAATCCCAACGAAACCCTGCAACACATGCGCAGGGTGATGGCATGA
- the sctQ gene encoding type III secretion system cytoplasmic ring protein SctQ, translating to MSCHQDPLWTPFAEQLTPVDPQWVDLHNRLHRSRETWKGECAGQVIGVRWGSVAEPDVTAVELLLGLGEEGDASAIRLHLPAQALHALGVPVALDFQTLPGAMLLELSLLSLIEPLERLTGQSMRFIDHADPVHAALAAQPCPLSLVTQVQLDGSSMLVVLHLSANAGEQVAQWLDRYAPPAPHALTDLLLWLAVEAGEAELSVGELRSLNPGDVVMLDPWPMGQVRLVVNHRLHARAGQDGTRLTLLETPMSINLSKEFSVNEAPTMSETADGRNLDSRLDELPLKMVCQAGSVELTLAQLRELGEGSLLSFTEQRQDSVDLMINGRRVGQGQLVRIGPGLGVRVLSIAAS from the coding sequence GTGAGCTGTCACCAGGACCCACTCTGGACACCCTTTGCCGAACAATTGACGCCTGTCGACCCCCAATGGGTGGACCTGCACAATCGCCTGCATCGTAGCCGCGAAACCTGGAAGGGAGAATGCGCAGGCCAGGTGATTGGCGTGCGCTGGGGCTCCGTTGCCGAACCTGACGTCACGGCAGTTGAGCTGTTGCTGGGGCTGGGCGAGGAGGGCGACGCGTCGGCCATCAGGCTGCACCTGCCAGCGCAGGCGCTGCACGCCCTGGGTGTGCCCGTTGCCCTGGACTTTCAAACCTTGCCTGGCGCGATGCTGCTGGAGCTGTCCCTGCTGAGCCTGATCGAACCGTTGGAGCGCCTGACCGGGCAATCGATGCGTTTCATTGACCACGCCGACCCGGTTCACGCCGCCCTGGCCGCGCAACCTTGCCCGTTGAGCCTGGTCACCCAAGTCCAGCTCGACGGCTCGTCCATGCTCGTTGTGCTGCACTTGAGTGCCAATGCTGGCGAGCAGGTCGCGCAGTGGCTCGATCGGTATGCACCGCCGGCTCCCCATGCGCTAACAGACCTGCTCCTGTGGCTGGCGGTCGAGGCCGGCGAAGCCGAGCTGAGTGTCGGCGAGCTGCGCAGCCTCAATCCGGGCGATGTGGTGATGCTCGATCCTTGGCCCATGGGCCAGGTGCGGCTGGTGGTGAACCATCGTTTGCACGCCAGGGCCGGCCAGGACGGCACCAGGCTGACACTGCTTGAAACACCGATGAGCATCAATCTTTCCAAGGAATTTTCTGTGAACGAAGCACCCACCATGAGTGAAACCGCTGACGGGCGAAACCTGGATTCGCGCTTGGACGAACTGCCACTGAAAATGGTTTGCCAGGCCGGCAGTGTCGAGTTGACCCTGGCGCAGCTGCGCGAACTGGGGGAGGGCAGCCTGCTGTCGTTCACCGAGCAACGCCAGGACAGCGTCGACCTGATGATAAACGGGCGTCGCGTCGGCCAGGGGCAATTGGTCAGGATCGGTCCAGGCCTGGGCGTGCGCGTGTTGAGCATCGCCGCGTCATGA
- the sctR gene encoding type III secretion system export apparatus subunit SctR, with protein MNGYQPNLIEIIVVVATIGLIPLAVVTLTGFMKISVVLFLIRNALGVQQTPPNMVLYGIALILSVYVTTPLLGDMYRQVQGRDLNIESIEQLTAFGDALRPPLQAHLSRFANESERGFFIQATETIWSPEARADLRDDDLVVLVPAFVSSELTRAFEIGFLLYVPFLVVDLLVANVLMAMGMSMVSPTLISIPLKLFLFVALSGWSRLMHGLILSYGGT; from the coding sequence ATGAATGGCTACCAGCCCAACCTGATTGAAATCATTGTGGTCGTCGCCACCATCGGTCTTATTCCGCTGGCAGTGGTGACCCTGACCGGTTTCATGAAAATCTCCGTGGTGCTGTTCCTGATTCGCAACGCCCTGGGCGTGCAACAGACACCGCCTAACATGGTGCTGTACGGCATCGCCCTGATCCTGTCGGTCTACGTCACCACGCCGTTGCTGGGCGACATGTACCGGCAGGTGCAGGGCCGTGATCTCAACATCGAGAGCATCGAGCAACTTACTGCCTTCGGGGACGCACTGAGGCCGCCATTGCAGGCGCACCTTTCGCGTTTCGCCAACGAAAGCGAGCGTGGTTTTTTCATCCAGGCCACGGAGACCATCTGGTCTCCTGAAGCCCGGGCCGATCTGCGCGACGATGACTTGGTGGTGCTGGTGCCGGCGTTCGTCAGCTCCGAACTGACCCGGGCGTTCGAAATCGGTTTTCTGCTGTACGTTCCCTTTCTGGTGGTGGATTTGCTGGTGGCGAACGTATTGATGGCCATGGGCATGTCCATGGTTTCACCTACGCTGATTTCCATACCGCTGAAGCTCTTTCTGTTCGTCGCCTTGAGCGGCTGGTCGCGCTTGATGCATGGCCTGATTCTTAGCTATGGGGGCACCTGA
- the sctS gene encoding type III secretion system export apparatus subunit SctS → MGQDVFLSLMNQALMTVLLLSAPALAVAIIVGLGVGLLQALTQIQDQTLPQAVKLVAVLLTIVFVGPLLASQVVELGNQVLDNFPLWTR, encoded by the coding sequence ATGGGCCAGGATGTATTTCTTTCGTTGATGAATCAGGCGCTGATGACGGTGCTGCTGTTGTCCGCCCCGGCACTGGCTGTTGCGATCATCGTCGGCCTGGGAGTGGGGTTGCTGCAGGCACTCACCCAGATCCAGGACCAGACCCTGCCGCAGGCGGTCAAGCTGGTGGCGGTGCTGCTGACGATCGTGTTCGTGGGGCCGTTGCTGGCGAGCCAGGTGGTGGAACTGGGTAACCAGGTGCTGGACAACTTCCCGTTGTGGACGCGCTGA
- the sctT gene encoding type III secretion system export apparatus subunit SctT encodes MNIELANQFIEVAYPVISSAALSASRAMGVVVITPAFNRLGLTGMIRSCVAVSIAIPMFVPVYGAFTALPEHGGFFLAGLLIKEFLIGILIGLLFGIPFWAAEVAGELVDLQRGSTMAQLVDPLSSGESSVMATLLTVMLIALFFMSSGFIMMVDGYYHSYLLWPVTEFTPLFASSALMAVLRILDQVTRIGVIMVGPLIICMLVTDLMLAYLSRMAPNLHIFDLSLPVKNMFFTVLMVVYISFLIPVMIEQLGEFRGTVELLKTLADSV; translated from the coding sequence ATGAATATCGAGCTTGCCAACCAGTTCATCGAAGTCGCCTATCCGGTCATCAGCTCGGCGGCACTGTCCGCCAGCCGCGCCATGGGCGTGGTGGTGATTACCCCAGCCTTCAACCGCCTGGGCCTGACCGGCATGATCCGCAGTTGCGTCGCGGTGTCCATTGCCATCCCCATGTTTGTTCCGGTGTATGGCGCTTTCACTGCACTGCCAGAACATGGTGGGTTCTTCCTGGCCGGCCTACTGATCAAGGAATTCCTGATCGGTATCCTCATCGGACTGCTGTTCGGCATCCCGTTCTGGGCGGCGGAAGTGGCCGGCGAGTTGGTCGATCTGCAACGCGGTTCGACCATGGCCCAGTTGGTGGATCCCTTGTCATCGGGCGAGTCCAGTGTCATGGCCACCTTGCTGACGGTGATGTTGATCGCCCTGTTCTTCATGTCCAGCGGCTTCATCATGATGGTCGACGGCTATTACCACAGCTACCTGTTATGGCCGGTGACCGAGTTCACACCGTTGTTTGCCAGTTCGGCGTTGATGGCGGTGTTGCGGATTCTCGACCAGGTGACCCGCATCGGCGTGATCATGGTCGGGCCGCTGATCATCTGCATGCTGGTCACTGACCTGATGCTCGCTTACCTGTCGCGCATGGCGCCCAACCTGCACATTTTCGATCTGTCGCTGCCGGTGAAAAATATGTTCTTCACTGTATTGATGGTGGTCTACATCAGCTTCCTGATTCCGGTGATGATCGAGCAACTCGGCGAATTCCGCGGTACGGTGGAGCTCCTGAAGACGCTGGCCGATTCGGTATGA
- a CDS encoding EscU/YscU/HrcU family type III secretion system export apparatus switch protein: MSDSSEEKSQPATSKKLSEARKKGQVSKSQDLVSGMVILFCTLCISIMVPKAQAQITALLDLIALIYIEPFHTVWPRVLDIAGQLLINLTLPVVAVTVGAVILTNIISMRGVVFSVEPLKPDIKRINPIDGFKRIFSMRSFVEFLKGVIKVVLLGLAFYVIGRGALQALMESSRCGAGCIESTFYLVLKPLVFTVLAAFLLVGAADVMMQRWLFGRDMKMTRSEQKRERKDSDGDPVIKQERQRQRREMQALATKLGVGRASLMVGSDPGWVVGIRYVRGETPVPVVVCKAEREDAAQLLAQARGLGIAHSLDTVLAKDIARRAVPGDPVPDNTFQAVADILVAARLI; this comes from the coding sequence ATGAGCGATAGCAGCGAAGAGAAATCACAGCCGGCCACCAGCAAGAAGCTCAGCGAGGCGCGCAAGAAAGGCCAGGTGTCCAAGAGTCAGGACCTAGTCTCCGGCATGGTCATCCTGTTTTGCACGCTCTGTATCTCGATCATGGTGCCCAAGGCCCAGGCACAGATCACCGCGTTGCTGGACCTGATCGCGCTGATCTACATCGAACCTTTTCACACCGTCTGGCCACGGGTGCTGGACATCGCCGGGCAGTTGCTCATCAACCTCACCCTGCCGGTGGTGGCCGTGACGGTGGGGGCGGTGATCCTGACCAACATCATCAGCATGCGCGGCGTGGTGTTCTCGGTCGAACCCCTCAAACCGGACATCAAACGTATCAATCCGATCGATGGCTTCAAGCGCATTTTTTCGATGCGCAGTTTCGTTGAATTCCTCAAGGGCGTGATCAAGGTCGTACTGCTGGGGCTGGCGTTCTACGTGATCGGGCGTGGGGCGTTGCAGGCGCTGATGGAGTCGTCGCGCTGCGGCGCCGGCTGCATCGAATCAACTTTCTACCTGGTACTCAAGCCTCTGGTGTTCACCGTGCTGGCTGCCTTTCTGCTGGTCGGGGCGGCAGACGTGATGATGCAGCGCTGGCTGTTTGGCCGTGACATGAAAATGACCCGCAGCGAACAGAAGCGTGAGCGCAAGGACAGTGACGGCGATCCGGTGATCAAACAGGAACGCCAGCGTCAACGTCGGGAAATGCAAGCCCTGGCCACCAAGCTGGGCGTGGGGCGTGCATCGTTGATGGTCGGCTCCGACCCTGGTTGGGTGGTGGGTATACGTTATGTACGCGGCGAAACTCCGGTACCGGTGGTGGTGTGCAAGGCCGAGCGCGAGGACGCGGCGCAGTTGCTTGCGCAGGCCCGGGGCCTGGGGATTGCCCATAGCCTCGATACCGTCCTGGCCAAGGACATCGCCCGACGGGCAGTGCCGGGGGACCCTGTGCCGGATAACACCTTCCAGGCAGTGGCGGATATCCTGGTGGCCGCTCGGTTGATTTGA